The window CGTAGGCTGAAAGGTTCGTTGACGACGGGCTTGGGTTCCTCGTTCGGAACGACCGAATTGGCCGGTGCAGATGGCTTGCAACCGATCCAACAACACAGACACAACAGCCCCAAACACCAACCAAACAGCCAGCACCAACCATCATTGCGATGAGCAAACGTCGTCGGACGCGTGAAAGTCGCCTTGGCAAAGTTCGTCAAAAGGATCAATGGCTGCATGCCTTGATCATAGCCGAATGGCCACAAACGAAGCGATCCGCGACGGGTTTTCTCCCGCCGCGGATCATTGAGAAGCTTGCGATAAGCATCGAAGAAAAGTGCAGCCAACTGGCGGCCAATCCTCCAACCTTCCCGGCACTCAACCGCGGAAGGTGGATTCAAATTTCACCCTGAGTTCTTGACCGGATTACTTTGGCGGCGCGTTACAGACATAGATCCGCATTGAATGACGCCCAACTTCGACGATTCGATTGTTCGGAGGCATTGGACCATCGACATCAGGGTAGATGTCTTCTGGCGGTGCTGCCGCGGTGTCGACAAACAGATTCCACTGAGTTCCACGAGCAATCGCCGGGAAGTGGAATTCGCGGTGATCGCCGGTGCTGTTGAACATCAAGATCACGTCTCGTCCCAAACCTTCCGGATCATCGATTCGGCTCGGGGCAGCAATGTATGCCGCCATCGCCAATTCACCTTGATCCCAATTCAACGGGTCGCCCGATGGACCGTACCAAGACACGTCCGGCACCTTCCGACCATCAACCGGTTGACCAGTCAAGTATTCGCGACGACGGATCGTTGGTTGGTTCTTTCGGAAATCAATCAATGCACTGACAAAGCGGACCAAGTCAGCGTTCTTTTCGACGAGTCGCCAATCGAACCACGAGATATCAGTGTCTTGGCAGTAGGCGTTGTTGTTACCCTTCTGCGTTCGGCGAGCCTCGTCACCGCTGACGATCATTGGCACGCCTTGGCTGGTCAACAACGTCGCCAACATGTTGCGAACTTGCTGGCTGCGGATCGTGCTGATCGCCTTCTTTCGCGTCGGGCCTTCCACACCATAGTTGTCACTGATGTTGTGGTTGTCACCGTCGTTGTTGTCTTCACCGTTGGCTTCGTTGTGCTTGTCCTTGTACGAAACCAAATCGTTCATGGTGAAACCATCATGCGTGGTCACCAAGTTCACACTGCAAGACGGCGGACGTCCGGCGTGTTGATACAAATCGCTGCTGCCTGCCAATCGAGTTGCCAGCGGGCCGAGAGTTCCAGCATCACCACGCCAAAAACCTCGCACATCGTCACGGTATCGACCGTTCCATTCCGCCCAGCGGTGATTGCCAAAGCTACCGACTTGGTAGGCACCCGCTGCGTCCCAGGCTTCAGCAATGATCTTGGTGTCGGCCAACATCGGATCTTCCGCGATCAGTTCCACCATCGGTGGGTTGGGAATCAAGTTCCCGCTCCTATCGCGGCTCAAAATACTGGCCAGGTCGAACCGGAAGCCATCGATGTGGTAGTTGTGGACCCAGTGTCGCAAGCAATGAAAAATCATCTCGCGAACGACGGGGTGATTCCCATTGATCGTGTTGCCGCAACCGCTGTAGTTGCAGTAATGCTGGCCTTCCGAAAGGATGTAATAGACTTGGTTTTCAAGTCCTTTGAATGACAGCGTCGGACCTTGTTCGTTGCCTTCGCAGGTGTGGTTGAACACAACGTCAAGAATGACTTCGATCCCCGCGGAGTGCAGAGCCTTGACCATCTGCTTGAACTCGTTGACCTGAGCACCAGGAGCCGAGTCGTGTGCATAACCGCGATGAGGCGCGAAGAACGCCATCGGGTCATACCCCCAATAGTTTGGTCGCGAGAGCTTTTTGCCCTGCGGGTCCCGAATGGGGAACTCGTGCACCGGCATCAATTCAACCGAAGTGACGCCCAATGACTTCAGATATGGAATCTTTTCAATCACACCGAGGTAACTGCCAGGAGCTTTGACTTTGGCGGTCTTGCTCTTGGTGAAACCACGAACGTGCATTTCATAAATGATCGATTCGCTGACGTCACGACGAACGTGACGATCGCCTTCCCAATCAAACGTGCCATCGACGACCACGCACTTTGGCGGACGCACGACACCATCGGTTTGCTTTTGGTAGGTTCCCGCCAACGCCTGAGCATAAGGATCGATCAACCGAGCCGTGGAATCGAACCGGTGACCATTTTCAGGTTCCCAGGGTCCGCTGGCTTGGAAATGATAAAGTTGGCCTGCTTCGAGGCCCGGTACGTGCAAGCTCCAAACGTCACCCCAACGGTCGGTTCCCCGATCGAAGTCAATGACTTGAGCTGGTTCGCGATCGGTCACCTTGTTGTACAGCAACAACCGCATTTCGGTTGCGGAACGGCTGAAGACCGAAAACTGCACTCCCTTCTCCGTGAGCGTCGCTCCGAATGGCGGGGAGTAGGCGAACTGAAGATCGGGGCACGGTTGTCGCATCAGCATGTAGAGATCGCTCCTTGAGTCGCTGGCCTGATTCGGCTGTCGTGGTCCTTCGAGACCATCGTGTGCTCGGCGAAGTTCGCTGAACCCACATGTGACGAACCGGTCAGGCATTTTCCAGTTGTCCGCTCAACCCTAGCACTCGATCACGGATCGGCAGGCGAAACCCACCACCACGGATCAAATCTGACCATGGACGAAACTCCCTGCATCAAACGAATCGATCGATTCATCAAGGCAAGCTGTTCCGGCACCACTTATGATGCAGATCAGAACACTATTCCGGGCTCAGCCAAAAGGATTGGATGAATCCGACAACCTTTCATTTCAGTCGCTCTCAAACGTCTCCCAAAGAGGAAATTTAGAATCGTGTGACTGCACCATGATATCGTGCATCCAAGCGTCAGAGTTACAAACACGACCACCCGCAGGCGGCCCTGTCGTGCATCTCCCCTTGCAAACAAATACAGGTCCAGATTCCGCCCTGACACATTGAACAGGTCTATGAACGAACAAAACCCGTACCAAACAACCATTGAAATTGCCGAAGACTC of the Rhodopirellula baltica SH 1 genome contains:
- the glgX gene encoding glycogen debranching protein GlgX; this translates as MPDRFVTCGFSELRRAHDGLEGPRQPNQASDSRSDLYMLMRQPCPDLQFAYSPPFGATLTEKGVQFSVFSRSATEMRLLLYNKVTDREPAQVIDFDRGTDRWGDVWSLHVPGLEAGQLYHFQASGPWEPENGHRFDSTARLIDPYAQALAGTYQKQTDGVVRPPKCVVVDGTFDWEGDRHVRRDVSESIIYEMHVRGFTKSKTAKVKAPGSYLGVIEKIPYLKSLGVTSVELMPVHEFPIRDPQGKKLSRPNYWGYDPMAFFAPHRGYAHDSAPGAQVNEFKQMVKALHSAGIEVILDVVFNHTCEGNEQGPTLSFKGLENQVYYILSEGQHYCNYSGCGNTINGNHPVVREMIFHCLRHWVHNYHIDGFRFDLASILSRDRSGNLIPNPPMVELIAEDPMLADTKIIAEAWDAAGAYQVGSFGNHRWAEWNGRYRDDVRGFWRGDAGTLGPLATRLAGSSDLYQHAGRPPSCSVNLVTTHDGFTMNDLVSYKDKHNEANGEDNNDGDNHNISDNYGVEGPTRKKAISTIRSQQVRNMLATLLTSQGVPMIVSGDEARRTQKGNNNAYCQDTDISWFDWRLVEKNADLVRFVSALIDFRKNQPTIRRREYLTGQPVDGRKVPDVSWYGPSGDPLNWDQGELAMAAYIAAPSRIDDPEGLGRDVILMFNSTGDHREFHFPAIARGTQWNLFVDTAAAPPEDIYPDVDGPMPPNNRIVEVGRHSMRIYVCNAPPK